The DNA sequence TGGTAGGTCTGGGCAGATTTGAACTGCCGACCTCACCCTTATCAGGGGTGCGCTCTAACCAACTGAGCTACAGACCTATAACAGGGTCGCGTTACAGCATCGTCTTTTACAATGAATCAAGCAATTCGTGTGGGAGCTCATCAGCAGGCTGATGTCGTCGATTAAGGAGGTGATCCAGCCGCAGGTTCCCCTACGGCTACCTTGTTACGACTTCACCCCAGTCATGAATCACACCGTGGTAACCGTCCTCCCGAAGGTTAGACTAGCTACTTCTGGTGCAACCCACTCCCATGGTGTGACGGGCGGTGTGTACAAGGCCCGGGAACGTATTCACCGCGACATTCTGATTCGCGATTACTAGCGATTCCGACTTCACGCAGTCGAGTTGCAGACTGCGATCCGGACTACGATCGGTTTTGTGAGATTAGCTCCACCTCGCGGCTTGGCAACCCTCTGTACCGACCATTGTAGCACGTGTGTAGCCCAGGCCGTAAGGGCCATGATGACTTGACGTCATCCCCACCTTCCTCCGGTTTGTCACCGGCAGTCTCCTTAGAGTGCCCACCATAACGTGCTGGTAACTAAGGACAAGGGTTGCGCTCGTTACGGGACTTAACCCAACATCTCACGACACGAGCTGACGACAGCCATGCAGCACCTGTGTCAGAGTTCCCGAAGGCACCAATCCATCTCTGGAAAGTTCTCTGCATGTCAAGGCCTGGTAAGGTTCTTCGCGTTGCTTCGAATTAAACCACATGCTCCACCGCTTGTGCGGGCCCCCGTCAATTCATTTGAGTTTTAACCTTGCGGCCGTACTCCCCAGGCGGTCAACTTAATGCGTTAGCTGCGCCACTAAAATCTCAAGGATTCCAACGGCTAGTTGACATCGTTTACGGCGTGGACTACCAGGGTATCTAATCCTGTTTGCTCCCCACGCTTTCGCACCTCAGTGTCAGTATCAGTCCAGGTGGTCGCCTTCGCCACTGGTGTTCCTTCCTATATCTACGCATTTCACCGCTACACAGGAAATTCCACCACCCTCTACCGTACTCTAGCTCGCCAGTTTTGGATGCAGTTCCCAGGTTGAGCCCGGGGCTTTCACATCCAACTTAACGAACCACCTACGCGCGCTTTACGCCCAGTAATTCCGATTAACGCTTGCACCCTCTGTATTACCGCGGCTGCTGGCACAGAGTTAGCCGGTGCTTATTCTGTCGGTAACGTCAAAACAGCAAGGTATTAACTTACTGCCCTTCCTCCCAACTTAAAGTGCTTTACAATCCGAAGACCTTCTTCACACACGCGGCATGGCTGGATCAGGCTTTCGCCCATTGTCCAATATTCCCCACTGCTGCCTCCCGTAGGAGTCTGGACCGTGTCTCAGTTCCAGTGTGACTGATCATCCTCTCAGACCAGTTACGGATCGTCGCCTTGGTGAGCCATTACCTCACCAACTAGCTAATCCGACCTAGGCTCATCTGATAGCGTGAGGTCCGAAGATCCCCCACTTTCTCCCGTAGGACGTATGCGGTATTAGCGTTCCTTTCGAAACGTTGTCCCCCACTACCAGGCAGATTCCTAGGCATTACTCACCCGTCCGCCGCTGAATCAAGGAGCAAGCTCCCGTCATCCGCTCGACTTGCATGTGTTAGGCCTGCCGCCAGCGTTCAATCTGAGCCATGATCAAACTCTTCAGTTCAATACTGCTTGGGTTTTTAAGAAACCCTAAACTTGGCTCAGCAATCTCAAATGACTATGTGATTTCTCGCATGGCCACTTGTGATGCTGATAATCTTTGTGACTATCAGTCCGTACTCACAAGCACCCACACGAATTGCTTGATTCGATTTGTTAAAGAGCGTTTGGTTAAGATCGTTTCATCTCAACCGAGGCGCGCATTCTACGCTTTCCTCATTTGCTGTCAAGCGTTTATTTTGAAGTTTTTTACCGCCAGCTTCTTTCGAAACCTTTGAACTTCAATCACTTACCGCTTGCCCCGAAGCGTTCATCGCTGCGAGGAGGCGAATAATACGCGCTTTGAAATCAGAGTCAACACCTTGATCTGAAAAAACTTTCTGCAGCGCCAGCGATGACCCGGCAACTAATCAAAACGCCGTGGATCTGTAAAGGAACACCCCCAACGGAGCGGAGCGGCCATGAGCGATGCGCAAAGCGAGAAAACCCCGGGCCTGTCGGCGGATGAGGAACAGGAAGTCAGCTTGAACCAACCGCCCCGCGCGGCGGTACTGCACGAGATCATTCGCTACCAGGGCGACCAGGAGCTGGAGCGGACCCTCGCTGCACTGTGGTGGTCGGCCCTGGCTGCCGGTTTGTCCATGGGCCTCTCACTCATGGCCATGGGCCTGTTCTACGCCCGCCTCCCTCAAGGCGAAAGTGCCCAGGTGGTCGCCAGCATCGGCTACAGTGCCGGCTTTCTTGCCGTGATCCTGGCGCGTCAGCAGCTGTTCACGGAAAACACCCTGACCGCCGTATTGCCGGTCATGACCTCTCCCACCCTGGCCAATTTCGGGCGCCTGCTGCGGCTGTGGTGCGTGGTACTGCTTGGCAACCTGGCCGGCACCCTGCTGGTGGCCTGGGTCATGCTGGAGCTGCCGATCTTCGACGCCAAGACCGACGTAGCCTTCCTCGAGGTGGGGCGCAAGGTCATGCACAACGATATCAGCCAGATGTTCGCCAAAGGCATCGTGTCCGGCTGGATGATCGCCACCATGGTGTGGATGATTCCGTCGATGGAGCACGCCAAGATCTGGATCATCCTGATGATCACCTACCTGATGGCCCTGGGCGACTTCACCCATATCGTGGTCGGCTCGGTCGAAGTGTCCTACCTGGTGTGGGCCGGCGATGAAACCTGGCGCAGTTTCTGGCTGGAGTTCGCCCTGCCGACACTGGCCGGCAACATCATCGGCGGCAGCTTCATCTTCGGCTTGATCAGCCATGCGCAGGTGCGCAGTGACAGCGGCAAGCCCCCCTCGCGCTTGCTGAAAGGCAACCCGGCAGGCGGGCGTCGCCGCAACGACGGCCAAACGTAAGCCCAAGAACGCCGGCTCGCCCGGCGCCCTGCATTTTTGTCGGCGGCCGGGCTGCCACGCTCAAGCTGGCCTATCCTGATTGAACCTCCTTCCTGAATGCTTGGCGGGAGGTTTCCTGAAGGAGCCGCTCGCGCATGGCCAGGACCGCCAACCTTGCACCCGCCAGCCCCACACCGCGCTTCCAGGTGCGCCGCCTCATCGCCGGCTTCAGCGCTGTTTTCGGCTTGGCCTGCCTGGTTATCGTCGGCGCACTGTTCAATATCGCCGGCACGCTTGACCAGCAGGAGCGCCAGCGCAGTGCCATGCAGGCGAACCAGGCGCTGGAACAACGCCTTCTCGCCTCGCGCCAGTTCCTGTCCGCCTACGCGGTATGGGATGCCGCCTACGAGCACCTGGCAGGGCAGACCGACTGGAAATGGGCCTATGAAGAAAAGAACGTGGGTGAGTCGTTGTACAGCGCCAGCGGCTACGAAGGGGTATTCGTGGTGGATGACACGCGTACCACCTACGGTTTGTTCAAAGGCCAGCCTACCCAGGCGGCGGCCAGTACCTATATAGAGGAAGCGCTGCAGCCGATCATCGACCAGGCCCGTGCGGCGGCCATACCCCGTGAACAAATCAGCCGTTTCGTCCTGTTCAATGGTTGGCCGGCGGTACTCAGTGCCGCGGCAGTGCGCCCGGACCGGGAGGTCAGCGAGAACGAGGTGAGCCAGGCGCCGGTGATGCTGTTTGTCGATCAGCTCACCAAGGACAAGCTGGCACGGCTGGGCACCGGTGTCGGCCTGAACAACCTGCACGTGGAAAAGGACGACGTCGGGGAGCACGAGCATCTGCACATCGACCTCGGCAACACCGGCTTCCACCTGTCCTGGAACAACCCGATGCCGGGGCGCCAGCTGTTGCAGGCGGTAATGCCGCCGCTGGCAGGTGCCTTGCTGATTCTCGGCCTGGCCATGCTGTACCTGTTCCGCCATGCCTTGCGCAGTTCGCGGGCGATCGACCTCACGCTCGCCCGCCTGCAGCAGAGCAACCAGGCCCTGGAGGCTAGCGAACAGCGCTTTCGCGCAGTAGCCGAGTCGGCATCCGACTGGATCTGGGAAACTGACCGACAGCAACGCCTGAGCTATCTGTCGCAACGCTTCACCAAGGTCACCGGCTACCCGGTGGGCGACTGGCTCGGCCAGCCGCTTAACCAATTGCTGGCCTGCGATACCACCCCCCTCTCGCCGTGGCTGGATGCCCTGGCCATGGCCGATCCGCAACAACTGGCCAACCTGCGCTGCACCTACCGCGACCAGAATGGCCAGAACCGCTATTGCCGGATTTCGGCCCGTGCCATCTGGTACGACGGCAAACCCGTCGGTTATCGCGGCACCGCCAGCGACATCACCGATGAAGTCGATGCGCACGCCCGCATCCAGCACCTGTCGCTGCACGACCCGCTGACCGGGCTGGCCAACCGCAACAAGCTCGCCCGGCACCTGGAGCAGGCGCTGCTGCGCGGCAGTGACTCGCCGCCGATGACCTTGCTGCTGCTGGACCTCGACGACTTCAAACCGATCAACGACACCCTCGGCCATACCGCCGGCGACGCCGTGCTGCTGGAAGTGGCTACGCGCCTGCGCGACAGCACGCGTGATGGCGACCTGGTCGCACGCCTGGGCGGCGACGAATTCATCCTGGTGCTCAGCGGCATGGACAACCGCAGCGAAATCGACAGTTTCTGTGCGCGCCTGATCGCCCTGCTGCAGCAGCCCATCGTGTTCGACAGCCAGCCCCTGCACGTCGGCGCCAGCATCGGCGTAGCCCAGACCCGCACCCAAGGCTACGATGCCGGCGAGCTGATCCGCTGCGCCGACATCGCGCTGTACCA is a window from the Pseudomonas anuradhapurensis genome containing:
- a CDS encoding EAL domain-containing protein, with product MARTANLAPASPTPRFQVRRLIAGFSAVFGLACLVIVGALFNIAGTLDQQERQRSAMQANQALEQRLLASRQFLSAYAVWDAAYEHLAGQTDWKWAYEEKNVGESLYSASGYEGVFVVDDTRTTYGLFKGQPTQAAASTYIEEALQPIIDQARAAAIPREQISRFVLFNGWPAVLSAAAVRPDREVSENEVSQAPVMLFVDQLTKDKLARLGTGVGLNNLHVEKDDVGEHEHLHIDLGNTGFHLSWNNPMPGRQLLQAVMPPLAGALLILGLAMLYLFRHALRSSRAIDLTLARLQQSNQALEASEQRFRAVAESASDWIWETDRQQRLSYLSQRFTKVTGYPVGDWLGQPLNQLLACDTTPLSPWLDALAMADPQQLANLRCTYRDQNGQNRYCRISARAIWYDGKPVGYRGTASDITDEVDAHARIQHLSLHDPLTGLANRNKLARHLEQALLRGSDSPPMTLLLLDLDDFKPINDTLGHTAGDAVLLEVATRLRDSTRDGDLVARLGGDEFILVLSGMDNRSEIDSFCARLIALLQQPIVFDSQPLHVGASIGVAQTRTQGYDAGELIRCADIALYQAKADGKNTWRYFAVEMNQQIQYRRQLENDMRRALRNQEFVLHYQPRYRLNDLRIVAVEALLRWQHPQEGLLGPDTFIPLAEHSDIIVALGRWVLREACRTALHWPADVLVSVNLSPAQFLRSDVVADVREILLDTAFPAQRLELEITENVMLNDIEGALGTMLALKELGVRLNMDDFGTGYSSLGYLRTYPFDSIKIDKRFIGGLGSGGGSDRAVVQAIISLGKALGLTVTAEGVESEQQLEMLEKDLCHEVQGYYLSRPLDSTGLEALWQQAAERSAPYL
- a CDS encoding formate/nitrite transporter family protein, with product MSDAQSEKTPGLSADEEQEVSLNQPPRAAVLHEIIRYQGDQELERTLAALWWSALAAGLSMGLSLMAMGLFYARLPQGESAQVVASIGYSAGFLAVILARQQLFTENTLTAVLPVMTSPTLANFGRLLRLWCVVLLGNLAGTLLVAWVMLELPIFDAKTDVAFLEVGRKVMHNDISQMFAKGIVSGWMIATMVWMIPSMEHAKIWIILMITYLMALGDFTHIVVGSVEVSYLVWAGDETWRSFWLEFALPTLAGNIIGGSFIFGLISHAQVRSDSGKPPSRLLKGNPAGGRRRNDGQT